A genomic window from Solanum dulcamara chromosome 11, daSolDulc1.2, whole genome shotgun sequence includes:
- the LOC129874327 gene encoding cyclin-D3-3-like yields the protein MVLHLQEQNKQPQNPIWNLDSLLCEEDGLDEEDLGGGYNSDERNLNQIIKIPPLLECDMFWEDDEVKTLLSKEKENLFDCTSLVSDEFLLGVRKESLEWMLTVIDYYDFNALTAVLAVNYFDRFISGVCFEKDNPWMSPVVAVACLSIAAKVEEIQVPLLLDLQVAKSQYKFKAKTIKRIELLVLSTLKWKMNPVTPLSFIDHIIRRFGLMANLHIEFQMKCENLILGIITDSRLLHYPPSIIATATMCYVINEIKPCNAVDYLDQLMGVLKVTKDSIDKCYDLILELMGIPGSKICQTHKRKCQSMLCTPDGVIDAYFSCENSDDSLVVTSPVSSFPEPQYKRSRTIGSTNYIGSTK from the exons atggttTTACATTTACAAGAACAAAACAAACAGCCCCAAAACCCAATCTGGAATCTTGATTCCCTCTTATGTGAGGAAGATGGATTGGATGAGGAAGATTTGGGAGGAGGGTACAATTCAGATGAAAGAAATCTGAATCAGATCATCAAGATTCCACCTTTATTAGAATGTGACATGTTTTGGGAAGATGATGAGGTTAAAACTCTGTTATCAAAGGAAAAAGAGAACCTTTTTGATTGTACTAGTTTAGTTTCAGATGAGTTTTTATTGGGGGTAAGAAAAGAGTCTTTGGAATGGATGTTGACTGTCATTGACTACTATGATTTCAATGCTTTGACTGCTGTGTTAGCTGTGAATTATTTTGATAGATTTATATCTGGAGTTTGTTTTGAGAAGGATAATCCATGGATGAGTCCGGTTGTGGCTGTTGCTTGTCTTTCCATTGCTGCCAAAGTTGAGGAGATTCAAGTGCCCCTTCTGTTAGACCTTCAA GTAGCAAAGTCGCAGTATAAGTTTAAGGCAAAGACTATAAAGAGAATAGAACTTCTGGTATTGTCCACTCTCAAATGGAAAATGAATCCAGTGACACCACTTTCATTCATAGACCATATCATCAGGAGATTTGGATTGATGGCCAACCTACACATAGAATTCCAGATGAAATGTGAAAACCTCATTCTTGGTATTATCACTG ATTCTAGGCTTCTGCATTATCCACCATCTATAATTGCAACTGCAACAATGTGTTATGTCATCAATGAGATTAAGCCTTGCAATGCAGTGGACTACCTTGATCAACTTATGGGTGTACTTAAAGTCACAAAG GACAGCATTGATAAATGTTATGATCTTATTCTAGAGCTAATGGGCATTCCTGGATCCAAAATTTGCCAAACCCACAAGCGCAAATGCCAATCTATGTTATGCACTCCTGATGGTGTTATTGATGCATATTTTAGCTGTGAAAACTCTGACGATTCTTTGGTCGTGACATCACCAGTTTCATCCTTCCCAGAACCACAGTATAAGAGAAGTAGAACAATAGGATCAACAAATTATATTGGCTCCACTAAGTAG
- the LOC129874911 gene encoding probable WRKY transcription factor 15, translating into MAVELMMNYINTTSKTSNSFMMNLEENPVVQEAASGFESVEKLIKLLSQRQSQQQQKQGNFTSFLNQEKSSPMEIEIVTDAAVTKFKKVISLLGRSRTGHARFRRAPIDSSPSPDHFKKDYADTKVYCPTPIQQLPPTTYDFCQNPKDGIVEKQELITKTINFSYAPEICRSNSFNISTLTGETESKHISNLSQVSSSVKPPLSSSSSFKIRKCTSSKNGLSGMCSGSSGRCHCSKRRKLRLKRVVRVPAISMKLSDIPPDDYSWRKYGQKPIKGSPHPRAYYKCSSVRGCPARKHVERALDEPTMLIVTYEGEHNHSLSVAETSCVILESS; encoded by the exons ATGGCTGTAGAGCTCATGATGAATTACATAAACACAACTAGTAAAACTAGCAATAGCTTCATGatgaatttagaagaaaatcCAGTTGTACAAGAAGCTGCCTCTGGCTTTGAGAGTGTAGAAAAACTCATCAAATTGTTATCGCAGAGGCAATCCCAACAGCAGCAAAAACAGGGGAATTTTACTTCTTTCCTAAATCAGGAAAAATCTTCCCCCATGGAGATTGAAATTGTGACTGATGCCGCTGTTAccaagtttaagaaagtaatttCTCTTTTGGGTCGATCAAGAACTGGCCATGCTCGATTCAGAAGAGCGCCTATTGATTCTTCTCCTTCTCCAGATCATTTCAAGAAAGACTATGCTGACACCAAAGTTTATTGTCCTACTCCAATTCAACAACTCCCTCCAACTACCTATGACTTTTGCCAAAATCCGAAAGATGGGATTGTTGAAAAACAGGAATTGATTACAAAAACGATTAATTTTTCGTATGCTCCTGAAATTTGTCGCTCAAATTCGTTCAATATCTCAACGTTAACAGGGGAAACAGAGAGTAAACATATTTCAAATCTTTCTCAGGTCTCTTCATCTGTAAAGCCTCCTTTGTCTTCCTCTTCTTCGTTTAAAATTAGAAAGTGCACTTCGTCGAAGAATGGACTTTCCGGCATGTGCAGTGGCTCCTCCGGTCGATGCCATTGCTCAAAGAGAAG GAAATTAAGACTTAAAAGGGTAGTTAGAGTTCCAGCAATAAGCATGAAGTTGTCAGATATCCCACCTGATGATTATTCATGGAGGAAATATGGACAAAAGCCAATTAAAGGATCTCCACATCCAAG GGCATATTACAAATGTAGTAGTGTGAGAGGTTGTCCAGCACGTAAACATGTAGAAAGAGCTTTGGATGAACCAACAATGCTAATTGTCACGTACGAAGGCGAGCATAACCATTCCCTTTCTGTTGCAGAAACAAGTTGTGTCATTTTAGAGTCTTCCTAa